A genomic stretch from Malus domestica chromosome 15, GDT2T_hap1 includes:
- the LOC103400194 gene encoding GTP-binding protein At2g22870-like, with translation MVLLHLPRTHISFYTHFSLFAKPKTPTFATATTLPPVLTSALFSAPRSSLSASEPIPISQIPKPQIETPQEFETRIEIPLEKLFVPPETEVSHTDAGALSTRILKGSNILLSKYARNAQVDQAEFVKSSVRTEDCPSDGLPEFALVGRSNVGKSSLLNSLVRRKRLALTSKKPGKTQCINHFRINGSWFLVDLPGYGYAAAPQELRTDWVKFTKDYFLNRSTLVSVFLLIDASIPVKKIDLEYASWLGQNQIPMTMIFTKCDKRKKKRHGGKKAEENVQDFQELISSFFKTVPPWIMTSSLTNQGRDEMLLHMAQLRNYWLKH, from the exons ATGGTTCTGCTTCACCTTCCAAGAACCCACATATCTTTCTACACCCATTTCTCCCTCTTcgcaaaacccaaaaccccaacCTTCGCCACCGCCACAACTCTCCCCCCAGTCCTCACCTCCGCCCTCTTCTCCGCCCCCAGATCCTCCCTCTCTGCCTCCGAACCCATACCCATTTCCCAAATCCCGAAACCCCAAATCGAAACCCCCCAGGAATTCGAAACCCGCATCGAAATCCCGCTCGAGAAGCTCTTCGTGCCGCCTGAAACTGAGGTTTCGCATACCGACGCCGGTGCTCTGAGCACCCGAATCTTGAAAGGGTCCAATATTCTGCTCAGCAAGTACGCCAGGAACGCTCAGGTGGACCAGGCCGAGTTCGTGAAGAGCAGTGTGAGGACTGAGGACTGCCCCTCTGATGGTCTCCCGGAGTTTGCTCTCGTGGGTCGGTCCAATGTCGGCAAGTCCTCGCTGCTCAACTCGCTTGTGCGGCGGAAGCGGCTCGCGTTGACGTCCAAGAAACCTG GGAAAACACAATGTATAAACCATTTTCGGATCAATGGTAGCTGGTTCCTGGTGGATTTGCCCGGCTACGG GTACGCAGCTGCACCACAGGAACTTAGAACTGATTGGGTGAAGTTTACTAAAGACTACTTCCTCAATAGGTCGACATTAGTTTCGGTTTTCCTTCTCATTGATGCCAGCATTCCGGTCAAAAAAATTGATCTGGAATACGCTAGTTGGCTGGGCCAGAATCAG ATTCCTATGACTATGATATTCACCAAATGTGACAAGCGGAAAAAGAAGAGGCATGGAGGGAAGAAAGCTGAAGAGAATGTGCAGGATTTTCAGGAGTTAATAAGCAGCTTCTTCAAGACAGTGCCTCCGTGGATTATGACGAGCAGCCTGACCAATCAGGGTCGTGATGAAATGTTACTGCATATGGCTCAGCTGCGGAACTACTGGCTGAAGCACTAG
- the LOC103456045 gene encoding protein SYM1-like, with the protein MFRLWKWYQNSLSVHPIKTQVISSGLIWGFGDITAQTITHSTAQESERIQAQGEDEKLKINWRRVGTTSLFGFGFVGPVGHLWYEGLDRYIRSRLLLQPNSFRFVASKVAIDGFLFGPLDLLVFFTYMGFSAGKSFPQIKQDVKRDFLPAFVLEGGVWPIVQVVNFRFIPVRYQLLYVNFFCLLDSSFLSWLEQQQDAPWKQWLKSLVHVSKQNGDER; encoded by the exons ATGTTTAGGCTGTGGAAATGGTACCAGAATTCTTTATCTGTTCATCCGATTAAGACGCAGGTCATCAGCTCCGGTTTGATTTGGGGGTTTGGTGACATAACTGCCCAGACCATCACCCACTCCACGGCCCAGGAAAGCGAGCGGATTCAAGCTcag GGTGAAGATGAAAAGTTAAAGATCAACTGGAGAAGAGTGGGTACAACCAGCTTGTTCGGATTTGGGTTTGTCGGGCCTGTTGGCCACCTCTG GTATGAAGGTTTAGATCGATATATAAGGTCAAGACTTCTGCTTCAACCAAACTCATTTCGGTTTGTTGCTTCTAAAGTAGCGATTGATGGATTCCTTTTTGGGCCATTGGATTTACTTGTGTTTTTCACATACATGGGTTTTTCTGCCGGAAAGAGTTTTCCTCAAATCAAGCAAGATGTGAAAAGGGATTTTCTACCAGCCTTTGTTCTAGAAGGAGGCGTATGGCCGATTGTACAAGTAGTAAACTTTCGGTTTATACCTGTGAGGTATCAGCTCCTCTATGTCAACTTCTTTTGCTTGTTGGATAGCTCTTTTTTGTCATGGCTCGAGCAACAACAGGATGCTCCATGGAAGCAATGGTTGAAATCATTAGTACATGTTAGCAAGCAAAAcggtgatgaaaggtga
- the LOC103456044 gene encoding beta-adaptin-like protein A, producing MAPPAQSQRSSSPSQPAGKGEVADVKSQLRNLAGSRAPGVDDSKRELFKKVISYMTIGIDVSSVFGEMVMCSATSDIVLKKMCYLYVGNYAKVNPDLALLTINFLQRDCKDEDPMIRGLALRSLCSLRVTNLVEYLVGPLGAGLKDNNSYVRMIAVMGVLKLYHISASTCVDADFPTTLKHLLLNDRDTQVVANCLSALQEIWSLGGSASEEVSREREILLSKPVIYYLLNRIREFSEWAQCLVLELVAKYVPADPNEIFDVMNLLEDRLQHANGAVVLATTKVFLQLTLSMTDVHQQVYERIKAPLLTLVSSGSPEQSYAVLSHLHLLVMRAPFIFSSDYKHFYCQYNEPSYVKKLKLEMLTAVANESNTYEIVTELCEYAANVDIPIARESIRAVGKIALQQYDVNAIVDRLLQFLEMEKDYVTAEALVLVKDLLRKYPQWSQDCIAVVGNISSKNVQEPKAKAALIWMLGEYSQEMHDAPYILEGLIENWEDEHSAEVRLHLLTAVMKCFFKRPPETQKSLGAALAAGLADFHQDVHDRALFYYRLLQYKISVAEQVVNPPKQAVSVFADTQSSEIKDRIFDEFNSLSVVYQKPSYMFTYKEHRGPFEFSDEIGNVSIGTESADTVVPNRVEANDKDLLLSTSEKEETRGLNTSSSAYSAPSYDASSVSVPTSQLSELAISNPSVSGNAPQSSFAIDDLLGLGLAVAPAPAPSPPPLKLNPKAVLDPTSFQQKWRQLPISLSQEYSMNPQGVAALTTPQALLRHMQGQAIHCIASGGQSPNFKFFFFAQKVEESSTFLVECIVNTSSAKAQIKIKADDQSATQPFSSAFQSALSKFGMP from the exons ATGGCTCCTCCGGCGCAGTCTCAGCGATCTTCCTCGCCGTCTCAGCCTGCCGG AAAAGGCGAAGTTGCTGATGTGAAATCGCAGCTCCGGAATCTTGCCGGCAGCCGAGCTCCGGGAGTTGATGATTCAAAGCGGGAGCTTTTCAAGAAGGTTATCTCTTACATGACAATTGGCATTGATGTCTCGTCTGTTTTTGGGGAGATGGTGATGTGCTCAGCCACATCGGATATAGTTTTGAAGAAAATGTGTTACCTTTATGTCGGGAATTATGCAAAGGTCAATCCGGACCTTGCACTTTTGACGATCAATTTTCTCCAAAGAGATTGCAAGGATGAGGACCCGATGATCCGGGGGCTTGCATTGAGGAGCTTGTGTTCGCTACGAGTGACAAACCTTGTAGAGTATTTGGTTGGGCCTTTAGGTGCAGGGTTGAAGGACAATAATAGTTATGTGAGGATGATAGCAGTTATGGGGGTTCTGAAGTTGTATCATATATCGGCCTCAACTTGTGTTGATGCAGATTTTCCAACAACGCTTAAGCATTTGTTGCTTAATGACCGAGATACTCAG GTGGTTGCAAATTGTTTGTCTGCCCTACAAGAGATTTGGAGCTTAGGAGGAAGTGCATCTGAAGAAGTATCCAGGGAGAGAGAAATTTTGCTTAGCAAGCCAGTCATATACTATCTTTTGAACCG GATTAGGGAATTTAGTGAATGGGCCCAATGTCTGGTACTTGAGTTGGTAGCTAAATATGTACCCGCAGATCCCAATGAGATATTTGATGTCATGAATCTGCTCGAGGATAGACTTCAGCATGCAAATGGTGCTGTTGTCTTAGCAACCACTAAAGTATTTCTTCAATTGACTCTGTCAATGACTGATGTACATCAGCAG GTATATGAACGCATTAAAGCTCCTCTCCTGACCTTAGTGAGTTCAGGAAGTCCAGAGCAATCTTATGCAGTTCTAAGCCATCTGCATCTTTTGGTGATGCGTGCACCTTTCATATTTTCTTCAGACTATAAACACTTTTATTGCCAGTACAATGAGCCATCTTATGTTAAAAAGTTGAAGCTTGAGATGTTGACTGCAGTGGCAAATGAGAGTAACACTTATGAAATTG TGACGGAATTATGTGAATATGCTGCAAATGTTGATATTCCCATTGCAAGAGAGTCAATCCGTGCGGTTGGGAAAATAGCTCTACAACAGTATGATGTGAATGCAATTGTTGATCGACTTCTTCAATTTCTGGAGATGGAAAAGGACTATGTAACTGCTGAAGCTCTG GTTCTTGTAAAAGATCTGCTGAGGAAATATCCACAATGGAGTCAGGATTGTATTGCAGTTGTTGGGAACATCAGCAGCAAAAATGTTCAAGAACCCAAGGCCAAGGCTGCTCTTATATGGATGCTGGGGGAGTATTCTCAGGAAATGCATGATGCACCTTATATTTTAGAGGGTTTGATTGAAAATTGGGAAGATGAGCATTCCGCTGAG GTTCGCTTACATCTACTAACAGCAGTAATGAAGTGTTTTTTTAAGAGGCCACCTGAGACTCAGAAATCCCTGGGAGCTGCACTGGCCGCAGGTCTTGCTGATTTTCATCAG GATGTTCATGATAGAGCCTTATTCTACTACAGGCTTTTGCAATATAAAATAAGTGTAGCAGAACAAGTGGTGAACCCTCCAAAGCAAGCTGTTTCTGTCTTTGCTGATACTCAGAGCAGTGAAATCAAAGATCGGATTTTCGACGAATTTAACAGTTTATCTGTGGTATATCAGAAG CCTTCGTACATGTTTACTTATAAGGAACACAGAGGCCCATTTGAGTTTTCAGATGAAATTGGAAATGTATCTATTGGGACAGAATCTGCGGATACCGTTGTTCCAAACAGAGTCGAAGCAAATGATAAGGATCTGCTTTTAAGTACCTCAGAGAAGGAGGAAACAAGAGGTCTCAATACCAGTTCTTCTGCATATAGTGCTCCTTCATATGATGCTTCGTCTGTGTCTGTTCCCACTTCTCAACTGTCGGAGTTGGCAATTTCAAACCCTAGTGTGTCAGGAAATGCTCCGCAGTCTAGCTTTGCAATTGATGATCTGCTTGGCTTGGGACTGGCTGTTGCACCTGCGCCTGCACCCTCACCTCCTCCGTTGAAGCTTAATCCGAAAGCTGTTTTGGATCCAACCTCTTTCCAGCAGAAGTGGCGCCAACTGCCAATATCTTTATCACAG GAGTATTCTATGAACCCTCAAGGAGTTGCAGCATTGACAACGCCTCAAGCACTCTTACGGCATATGCAAGGCCAAGCCATCCACTGCATTGCATCCGGCGGCCAATCCCCCAActtcaagtttttcttcttcGCACAGAAGGTAGAAgaatcttcaacatttttggTAGAGTGTATAGTCAACACATCATCCGCCAAAGCTCAAATAAAGATAAAAGCCGATGACCAAAGTGCAACTCAGCCCTTTTCATCCGCGTTCCAGTCTGCCCTGTCCAAGTTCGGCATGCCATGA
- the LOC103400196 gene encoding proline-rich receptor-like protein kinase PERK3, producing the protein MSSPPRSLPPAASPVTTPPPLTPSFPPLLPPLLPSPFPQPLMPPLPQIAPSSPTSTPPTLPPINNSDPPVSSPPPPPLTSPPPQLPPLPVLLPPSTVTPPPTPSATSPPPPTLVTSSPPSHSPPPSVVTSSPPPPSPPLTPLPSTPSLPPLSPPLPPPHVSPPIIPSTAPPPPALSTPTPPAPTSPTTQTPPLASPTNDSPPPALPPPLASTLQPSPSNNNSIIPPPTTLTMPPQSMLHPPLSSSLPTTLQVHNPRANKSTAFIAGSCAVGGLVAVALLLAILFLCYNRRRSKNNSALLADPHKTPPFATKDVPLPGVHVIRVLSSSNVPQSPISRNAGSASIKSRYQFPHPPQTQRPAGSPFDFPNGIFTYDQIVVATNGFSEANLLGQGGFGYVHKGVLPSGKEVAVKQLKTGSRQGEREFQSEVDIISRVHHKHLVSLVGYCTTGVDRLLVYEFVPNNTLEFHLHGEGQPVLEWEIRLRIATGSAKGLAYLHEDCNPKIIHRDIKASNILLDHNFEAKVSDFGLAKSFSDTNTHMTHFSTRVVGTFGYLAPEYASSGKVTDKSDVYSYGVVLLELITGRRPISTSESIRNKGLVQWARPLLTQALENGDFDALTDPRLEKNYKKNEMARIVACAAACVRHSAWLRPRMSQVVHALEGVASLTELREGITPGNSTLHNGFENAYLDISRYSETTSGYGLNLSGSSSEGQRMVWS; encoded by the exons ATGTCTTCGCCGCCACGGTCACTGCCTCCTGCTGCTTCTCCTGTTACCACTCCACCTCCATTGACACCGTCATTTCCTCCACTTCTGCCGCCATTGTTGCCGTCACCATTTCCACAACCGTTGATGCCGCCATTGCCACAAATAGCAccatcctcacccactagtacTCCTCCTACTCTGCCGCCTATAAACAACTCTGACCCTCCTGTTTCCTCACCACCACCGCCTCCTCTAACATCTCCGCCACCTCAGCTTCCACCATTGCCAGTTCTGTTGCCACCATCTACGGTCACTCCTCCACCAACGCCTTCAGCCACTTCTCCTCCTCCACCAACACTGGTCACCTCTTCACCTCCATCGcattcaccaccaccatcagtaGTGACCTCTTCCCCTCCACCACCCTCGCCACCGCTAACTCCACTGCCATCAACACCTTCTCTTCCGCCACTATCACCACCTTTACCACCACCACATGTTTCCCCTCCTATAATCCCATCAACCGCTCCACCACCACCTGCATTGTCAACTCCTACTCCACCAGCCCCCACCAGCCCCACCACCCAAACACCACCATTAGCGAGTCCAACCAACGACTCTCCACCACCTGCATTGCCTCCCCCATTGGCCAGCACTCTGCAGCCATCTCCCTCCAACAATAACTCCATAATCCCACCTCCAACCACATTGACAATGCCGCCTCAGTCAATGCTACATCCACCATTATCCTCATCCCTGCCAACCACCTTGCAAGTCCACAACCCAAGAGCAAACAAGAGCACAGCTTTCATAGCCGGATCATGCGCCGTTGGTGGACTTGTCGCCGTCGCTCTCCTCCTTGCCATTCTGTTTCTCTGTTACAATCGTAGGCGGAGCAAAAACAACAGTGCCCTTTTGGCGGATCCCCATAAAACACCACCATTCGCCACAAAAG ATGTTCCTCTACCAGGAGTTCATGTTATCAGGGTGCTATCCAGCTCCAACGTCCCACAATCTCCAATAAGCCGCAATGCCGGCTCTGCTTCGATCAAATCCAGATATCAGTTTCCACATCCGCCTCAAACTCAAAGGCCAGCTGGGTCGCCTTTCGATTTCCCAAATGGGATTTTCACATATGATCAAATAGTGGTGGCAACCAATGGCTTTTCTGAAGCCAACCTTCTTGGACAAGGCGGATTCGGGTATGTTCACAAGGGAGTGCTTccaagtggaaaagaagttgcaGTCAAGCAGTTGAAGACAGGAAGCCGGCAAGGGGAGCGAGAATTTCAGTCCGAGGTTGACATCATTAGCCGCGTTCATCACAAGCATCTGGTTTCTTTGGTTGGATACTGCACAACCGGGGTTGATAGGTTGCTTGTTTATGAGTTTGTTCCAAACAACACCTTGGAATTCCACTTACACG GAGAAGGGCAGCCTGTTCTGGAGTGGGAAATCAGACTCAGAATTGCTACTGGATCAGCAAAAGGACTCGCATATCTCCATGAAGATT GCAATCCAAAAATCATTCATCGCGACATCAAAGCGTCTAATATTCTTCTGGATCATAACTTTGAAGCAAAG GTTTCTGACTTTGGACTGGCCAAATCTTTCTCTGATACCAACACTCACATGACTCACTTTTCGACACGAGTAGTGGGAACGTTTGG GTACCTGGCTCCAGAATACGCATCGAGCGGTAAGGTAACTGACAAATCAGACGTGTATTCATATGGGGTTGTACTTCTAGAACTGATCACTGGACGCCGTCCTATCAGTACTTCAGAATCCATAAGGAACAAGGGCCTAGTGCAGTGG GCCAGGCCATTGCTCACTCAAGCGCTGGAAAATGGTGATTTCGATGCACTTACTGATCCAAGATTGGAGAAAAACTACAAGAAGAATGAGATGGCTCGAATCGTTGCTTGCGCCGCTGCTTGCGTACGGCATTCAGCATGGCTTCGACCGCGAATGAGCCAA GTAGTCCACGCTTTAGAAGGAGTCGCTTCCTTGACGGAGCTTCGTGAAGGAATCACACCAGGAAACAGCACATTACACAATGGCTTCGAGAATGCATACCTCGATATCAGTAGGTACAGTGAAACTACCAGTGGATACGGTCTTAACCTTTCCGGCTCCAGCAGCGAGGGCCAACGAATGGTGTGGAGTTaa
- the LOC103431325 gene encoding rhomboid-like protein 11, chloroplastic, which produces MSRFLLQLQHLQTLTKPSKLQFVPSTCFSHHPNFTLNLKFPPDHTKPSKLHLSPRPLLPATARSPIIVCKSNGSDSLDLDVLSRPEERGKPHRRANGIFWIILANIGIYLADHVFQVRAIKMLYLYHNWPTWYQFLTATFCHANWSHLSSNLFFLYIFGKLVEEEEGNFALWLCYILTGVGANLVSWLVLPRNAVSVGASGAVFGLFTISVLVKMSWDWRKILEVLILGQFVVEKVMEAAQASTALSGTFGRNSLMNVNHIAHLSGALVGVFLVWILSKVPSEPPSQEGSNFQSKAGRTRL; this is translated from the exons ATGTCCCGGTTTCTGCTCCAGCTCCAGCATCTTCAAACGCTCACTAAACCCAGCAAACTCCAATTCGTACCCAGCACTTGCTTCTCTCACCATCCCAACTTCACTCTCAATCTCAAGTTTCCCCCCGACCACACCAAACCCAGCAAACTCCACCTCTCTCCCCGCCCCCTTCTTCCCGCCACCGCTCGATCCCCCATAATAGTCTGCAAATCCAACGGCTCAG ACAGCCTAGACTTAGATGTTCTATCACGGCCAGAAGAGCGAGGGAAGCCGCACCGACGCGCCAACGGAATATTCTGGATTATACTTGCTAACATTGGGATTTACTTAGCTGATCATGTGTTCCAG GTTCGCGCGATTAAAATGCTCTACTTGTACCACAATTGGCCTACATGGTACCAGTTTCTAACAGCAACATTCTGTCATGCTAATTG GAGCCATCTCTCGAGCAACCTCTTCTTCTTGTATATTTTTG GTAAGCTagttgaagaagaggaagggaaTTTTGCTCTGTGGCTTTGTTATATTCTTACCGGGGTTGGAGCAAACCTTGTATCGTGGCTTGTTCTACCACGAAATGCAGTTTCAGTTGGAGCCTCTGGTGCTGTTTTCGGATTATTTACCATTAGTGTGCTTGTAAAG ATGTCTTGGGACTGGAGGAAGATCCTCGAAGTGCTTATATTGGGCCAATTTGTTGTAGAAAAG GTTATGGAAGCAGCCCAAGCTTCTACTGCATTATCGGGCACCTTTGGTAGAAATTCGTTGATGAATGTCAATCACATTGCCCATCTCTCAGGTGCTCTTGTTGGTGTTTTTCTGGTATGGATTCTCAGCAAGGTTCCTTCTGAACCCCCATCACAAGAAGGATCGAATTTCCAAAGCAAAGCAGGCAGAACTCGGTTATAA